The following proteins are co-located in the Bathymodiolus thermophilus thioautotrophic gill symbiont genome:
- a CDS encoding beta strand repeat-containing protein, with protein sequence MKNTKTEVITKKQITTLQNKAQKIADKLNEEAVILTKGVQHIQVQAGTVYQLSTQDFNTKKLNLIAKKVGNDLEVALEESVVVFDNYFDVCATDLSCLVSLPAENGGLYHIVPDTFFTLEDNTQVVYFYGEQSIVSTESSTVSTNNNQSFFDVVTSNIGIVAVVLVVAVVAGNGSSNDNGNNENEEDDGTAGKTIITGAVNLGPITSNSLRVQAFVGKTTISKEFIVDVGGEFTITLDKSYNQGAIITLKLTDTTDTADYLDEALNAVKDLDSDLRAIIVIQSADTKVNITPLTDIAAKIISEQTIITEELVNNTNTQVGKVFGISGNVTTEEVKTVINKEGVIITTSNTYGQALAVVSQFEKDAKASDTTIKTSDTNKKIADSINIEEASITDNDIKAKLKAAEVTANIKYDITPNNHFDTTEVIPVIEVVATDDVINFSEKDNTSITGTVKTGSTVVLSIDGSNRNASVSGATWHYALTNADITAIEGKTINIIATATDINNKISISNTKIITVDTIAPAFDSSPTTINIVVNTPITTTIYDAQATNLRGGNADDGITYSIKEADTSKFLITNTGIVTYKVKQTSAHNNDTVTIIATDNAGNTTQQLVTVSVKSVSLVTSIIWDNINDNNIINASDLSTVTLSGTVTTNSAITGISITDITFKQGDNIVHKITSNLPSISSDNTWTLAHSDTWVSKLGNGDYTVVVNLSGNNGSISGQGITTVVTIDTVAPDQPTIALTDGTSNTKDGTITTSTLNTNDTRVYHLKKGEVEVTSVTDEATYATYMAGADEVTYTLTIVDTDNAGNVSVSSNALTFILDKTPPNLPTLVLEADSGLTGDNITNNGRLTVANVSNGDTITYLVTKDNGMPLVAMTAEEYTTYITSDNKDGNYSVKVIVTDAAGNTSDALKTFVLDTTNPIFDQQSTTINIPINVPITTIIYDAQATDLNGDTDKGITYKIKNADASKFLITADTGIVTYKTIQTSTHDNDTATIIATDTAGNEKEQLITVSVKNIALSTSIAWNGIGNDHIVNINEKAMATLSGTVATIGAVTGISIVDITFKQGDNIVHKITSNLPSISSDNTWTLAHSDTWVSKLGNGDYTVVVNLSGNNGSISGQGITTVVTIDTVAPDQPTIALTDGTSNTKDGTITTSTLNTNDTRVYHLKKGEVEVTSVTDEATYATYMAGADEVTYTLTIVDTDNAGNVSVSSNALTFILDKTPPNSPTLALETNSGLTSDNITNNGRLTVTNVSNGDTITYLVTKDSGTPLIAMTAGEYTTYITSDNKDGNYSVKVIVTDAAGNTSDTVKTFVLDTTPPTVPTLNLIDTGVSDSDGITNNGTITVGNLDSNATWQYSINGGTNFINGTNSSFTLPNGTYAVNAIQIKQTDIAGNVSNLSKNTLPIVVDTTGPLFTSPTAVDVEKNMAVSEIIYMAVATDDHSVTYTLKEGNQKDKFTISSTGELKYQEQQTQTGVHKVTIIATDIADNKTEQLITVSVTTLAQGFVVNGEKNADRSGHSVSSAGDVNGDGLDDLIIGAYLADPTGGNNAGKSYVVFGKTNATAINLSSITSGTGGFVINGENASDQSGYSVSSAGDVNGDGLDDLIIGVNKTNPNSNSNIGKTFVVFGKTNTTAINLSSITSGTGGFAINGESALEQNGYLVSSAGDVNGDGLDDLIVGAYWKNAADTPISKSYVIFGSKTNTTTINLSSIVFGKGGFVINGENAADKNGHSVSSAGDVNGDGLDDLIVSAYWIDPTNNSKIDKSYVIFGSETNATAINLSDIASGTGGFVINGKSASDKCGYAVSLAGDVNGDGLDDLIVGAYLSSNKAGKSYVVFGKKNDTNSIDLLNITSNKDGFVINGENGFDRSGYSVSSAGDVNGDGLDDLIVGAYLADLTNKINAGKSYVVFGKTDATAIDLSDIASGTGGFVINGENIRDRSGFSVSSAGDVNGDGLDDLIIGAYLADPANNDNAGKSYVVFGKTNTRAVNLANISNGTGEVAHAIDFQGDTNDTDKNDTQTGTSADELFVAGLGNDILKGNGGYDVFNAGVGNDTIIINGDNLAKLYSNTLGSHLLARVDGGSDTDTLKLEGGNLLLDLTTINKGRIQGIEIIDLNSGSNTLKLNLNDLLDISSETNILKVIGGTDDKVNIDLSAFEKNPLSKGDGTIIYNIYSDTNAATAQLWIEKDLGVYDSGTVI encoded by the coding sequence ATGAAAAATACAAAAACAGAGGTAATTACGAAAAAACAAATCACAACACTACAAAATAAGGCTCAAAAAATCGCTGACAAACTCAACGAAGAAGCTGTTATTCTCACCAAAGGCGTTCAACATATTCAAGTGCAAGCGGGTACAGTTTATCAATTAAGCACTCAAGATTTTAACACCAAGAAATTAAACTTAATTGCCAAAAAAGTCGGCAATGATTTGGAGGTAGCATTAGAAGAAAGTGTTGTTGTCTTTGACAACTATTTTGATGTTTGTGCCACTGATTTATCTTGCTTGGTTTCCTTGCCTGCTGAAAACGGTGGGCTTTATCACATTGTACCCGATACCTTCTTCACTTTAGAGGACAACACACAAGTTGTATATTTTTATGGCGAGCAATCTATTGTTTCCACAGAATCTAGCACAGTAAGCACAAATAACAATCAAAGTTTCTTCGATGTTGTTACTTCAAATATAGGGATTGTGGCTGTAGTTTTAGTTGTAGCCGTTGTTGCTGGTAATGGCAGTAGTAACGATAATGGTAATAATGAAAATGAGGAAGATGATGGCACTGCCGGTAAAACAATCATTACTGGTGCCGTTAATTTGGGGCCGATAACCAGCAACAGTTTAAGAGTGCAAGCCTTTGTTGGTAAAACCACCATTTCTAAGGAATTTATCGTTGATGTCGGTGGCGAATTTACCATTACCTTGGACAAGTCATATAATCAAGGTGCAATTATTACCCTTAAATTAACCGATACAACGGATACTGCAGATTATTTGGACGAAGCTTTAAATGCCGTCAAAGACTTAGACAGCGATCTAAGGGCAATCATTGTTATTCAATCAGCTGACACAAAAGTCAACATTACACCATTAACCGACATTGCTGCCAAAATAATATCCGAACAAACAATCATTACCGAGGAACTTGTTAATAATACCAATACGCAAGTAGGCAAAGTCTTTGGTATATCAGGCAATGTTACCACGGAAGAAGTTAAAACCGTTATAAACAAAGAAGGTGTCATTATCACAACAAGCAATACCTATGGCCAAGCGCTGGCTGTTGTTTCTCAATTTGAAAAAGACGCTAAAGCAAGCGACACTACTATCAAAACAAGCGACACTAATAAAAAAATCGCTGATAGCATCAATATTGAAGAAGCAAGTATTACTGACAATGACATAAAAGCGAAGCTTAAAGCAGCAGAAGTTACAGCCAATATAAAATATGACATAACGCCTAACAACCACTTTGACACAACGGAAGTCATACCAGTAATTGAAGTAGTGGCCACAGACGATGTCATTAATTTTTCTGAGAAAGACAACACAAGTATTACTGGCACAGTAAAAACTGGCAGCACTGTTGTCTTATCCATTGATGGTAGTAACAGAAATGCAAGTGTTTCAGGTGCAACTTGGCATTACGCCTTAACGAATGCTGACATTACTGCCATAGAGGGAAAAACAATAAATATCATTGCCACCGCAACTGACATAAATAACAAGATATCCATATCAAATACTAAAATCATCACAGTTGATACCATAGCTCCAGCATTTGATTCATCACCCACGACAATCAATATCGTTGTCAATACCCCCATTACAACCACCATTTATGACGCTCAAGCAACCAATCTTAGAGGTGGTAATGCCGATGACGGTATTACTTATAGCATAAAAGAGGCAGATACCAGTAAATTTTTGATTACTAACACGGGAATAGTAACCTACAAAGTAAAACAAACATCAGCACATAATAACGATACCGTTACCATTATTGCCACTGACAATGCAGGCAACACAACACAACAACTTGTTACCGTGTCTGTGAAGAGCGTTAGTTTGGTTACCTCAATTATTTGGGACAATATTAATGATAACAACATCATTAATGCCAGTGATCTGTCAACAGTTACCTTAAGTGGCACAGTTACTACCAATAGTGCGATTACTGGTATAAGTATTACTGATATCACCTTTAAACAAGGCGATAATATTGTTCATAAAATTACCTCTAATCTCCCAAGTATTAGTAGCGACAACACTTGGACTTTAGCCCACAGTGACACTTGGGTTTCAAAACTTGGCAATGGCGATTACACCGTGGTTGTTAATCTTTCTGGTAATAATGGCAGTATTTCGGGTCAAGGAATAACAACAGTAGTAACGATTGATACAGTCGCTCCAGATCAACCTACTATCGCTTTAACAGATGGCACAAGCAACACAAAAGACGGCACAATAACAACCTCAACTCTTAACACTAATGACACCCGTGTTTATCACTTGAAAAAAGGGGAAGTCGAAGTTACTAGTGTTACCGATGAGGCAACTTATGCTACTTATATGGCAGGTGCAGATGAAGTTACTTATACACTTACTATTGTCGATACTGATAATGCGGGTAATGTTAGTGTTAGTAGCAATGCACTTACTTTTATATTAGACAAAACCCCTCCGAATTTACCAACTCTTGTTTTGGAAGCAGACAGCGGATTAACAGGCGACAACATTACCAATAATGGTCGATTAACTGTTGCCAATGTGTCAAACGGTGATACGATAACTTATCTTGTTACCAAAGACAACGGAATGCCACTTGTTGCTATGACGGCAGAAGAATATACAACCTACATTACTAGCGACAATAAAGATGGCAATTATTCAGTGAAAGTTATTGTGACAGATGCTGCGGGCAATACAAGTGATGCGCTCAAAACATTTGTCTTGGATACCACAAATCCAATATTTGACCAGCAGTCTACTACAATCAATATTCCTATCAATGTGCCTATTACCACTATTATCTATGATGCTCAAGCAACTGATCTTAATGGTGATACAGATAAAGGCATTACTTATAAAATAAAGAATGCCGATGCCAGTAAATTTTTGATTACTGCTGACACTGGAATAGTCACTTACAAAACAATACAAACATCAACACATGATAACGATACCGCTACCATTATTGCCACTGACACCGCAGGCAACGAAAAAGAGCAGCTTATTACTGTATCAGTGAAAAATATCGCTTTATCCACCTCAATTGCTTGGAATGGCATTGGCAATGATCACATTGTCAATATCAATGAGAAGGCAATGGCTACTTTAAGTGGCACAGTTGCTACCATTGGCGCAGTTACTGGTATAAGTATTGTCGATATCACCTTTAAACAAGGCGATAATATTGTTCATAAAATTACCTCTAATCTCCCAAGTATTAGTAGCGACAACACTTGGACTTTAGCCCACAGTGACACTTGGGTTTCAAAACTTGGCAATGGCGATTACACCGTGGTTGTTAATCTTTCTGGTAATAATGGCAGTATTTCGGGTCAAGGAATAACAACAGTAGTAACGATTGATACAGTCGCTCCAGATCAACCTACTATCGCTTTAACAGATGGCACAAGCAACACAAAAGACGGCACAATAACAACCTCAACTCTTAACACTAATGACACCCGTGTTTATCACCTGAAAAAAGGGGAAGTCGAAGTTACTAGCGTTACCGATGAGGCAACTTATGCTACTTATATGGCAGGTGCAGATGAAGTTACTTATACACTTACTATTGTCGATACTGATAATGCGGGTAATGTTAGTGTTAGTAGCAATGCACTTACTTTTATATTAGACAAAACCCCTCCGAACTCACCAACCCTTGCTTTGGAAACAAACAGCGGATTAACAAGCGACAACATTACCAATAATGGTCGATTAACTGTTACCAATGTGTCAAACGGTGATACGATAACTTATCTTGTTACCAAGGACAGCGGAACGCCACTTATTGCTATGACAGCAGGAGAATATACAACTTACATTACTAGCGACAATAAAGATGGCAATTATTCAGTGAAAGTTATTGTGACAGATGCTGCGGGCAATACAAGTGATACGGTCAAAACATTTGTTTTGGATACCACCCCTCCAACAGTGCCAACACTTAATCTTATAGACACAGGTGTGTCAGATAGCGATGGTATTACTAATAATGGCACGATTACTGTTGGCAATTTAGACTCAAATGCAACTTGGCAGTATTCTATTAACGGTGGCACTAACTTTATTAATGGCACAAACAGTAGTTTTACGCTACCTAATGGCACTTATGCTGTCAATGCCATTCAGATCAAGCAAACCGATATTGCTGGCAATGTTTCAAACTTAAGTAAAAATACTTTACCAATTGTCGTAGATACCACAGGGCCTTTGTTTACCAGTCCAACTGCCGTTGATGTTGAAAAAAATATGGCTGTATCAGAAATAATATATATGGCAGTAGCAACAGACGATCATTCAGTTACTTACACTTTAAAAGAGGGCAACCAAAAAGACAAATTTACGATTAGCAGCACTGGTGAATTAAAATACCAAGAACAACAGACTCAAACAGGGGTTCACAAAGTGACTATTATTGCCACTGATATTGCGGACAACAAGACTGAGCAACTCATTACTGTATCGGTAACAACTCTAGCACAAGGCTTTGTTGTCAATGGCGAAAAGAATGCAGATAGAAGTGGCCATTCAGTCTCTTCAGCAGGTGATGTGAATGGCGATGGTTTGGATGATTTAATTATTGGTGCTTATTTGGCAGACCCCACTGGTGGCAATAATGCAGGTAAGTCTTATGTGGTGTTTGGCAAAACTAACGCAACCGCTATTAATTTATCAAGCATAACATCTGGCACGGGTGGCTTTGTGATTAACGGTGAAAATGCTTCAGATCAAAGTGGCTATTCAGTCTCTTCAGCAGGTGATGTGAATGGTGATGGTTTGGATGATTTAATTATTGGCGTTAATAAAACGAACCCCAATAGCAATAGCAATATCGGCAAAACTTTTGTGGTGTTTGGCAAAACCAATACAACTGCTATTAATTTATCAAGCATAACATCTGGCACGGGTGGCTTTGCTATCAATGGCGAGAGCGCCTTAGAGCAAAATGGCTACCTAGTCTCTTCAGCAGGTGATGTGAATGGCGATGGTTTGGATGATTTGATTGTTGGTGCGTATTGGAAAAACGCCGCCGATACCCCAATCAGTAAATCTTATGTGATATTTGGCAGTAAGACTAACACAACTACCATTAATTTATCAAGCATAGTATTTGGCAAAGGTGGCTTTGTTATTAATGGTGAGAATGCTGCGGATAAAAATGGACATTCGGTTTCCTCAGCAGGTGATGTTAATGGCGATGGTTTAGACGATTTGATTGTTAGCGCTTATTGGATAGACCCTACTAACAATTCTAAAATAGATAAATCTTATGTAATATTTGGCAGCGAGACTAACGCAACTGCCATTAATTTATCAGACATAGCATCTGGCACAGGTGGCTTTGTTATTAATGGCAAGAGTGCTTCGGATAAATGTGGCTACGCAGTCTCCTTAGCAGGTGATGTGAATGGCGATGGCTTGGACGATTTGATTGTTGGCGCTTATTTATCAAGTAATAAAGCAGGTAAATCTTATGTGGTATTTGGTAAGAAAAATGACACAAATTCCATTGATTTATTAAATATAACCTCTAACAAAGATGGCTTTGTCATCAATGGCGAAAATGGTTTTGATCGTAGTGGCTACTCAGTCTCCTCAGCAGGTGATGTGAATGGCGATGGCTTGGACGATTTGATTGTTGGTGCTTATTTAGCAGACCTCACTAATAAAATTAACGCAGGTAAATCTTATGTGGTGTTTGGTAAAACTGATGCAACTGCTATTGATTTATCAGACATAGCATCTGGCACAGGTGGCTTTGTTATTAATGGCGAAAATATTCGTGATCGAAGTGGTTTTTCAGTCTCATCAGCAGGCGATGTGAATGGCGATGGTCTAGATGATTTGATTATTGGTGCATATTTGGCAGACCCCGCTAACAACGATAATGCAGGTAAATCTTATGTGGTGTTTGGTAAAACCAATACGAGAGCCGTCAATTTAGCAAATATTAGCAATGGCACAGGTGAAGTTGCTCATGCAATTGATTTTCAAGGTGATACCAATGATACTGATAAAAACGACACTCAAACAGGCACCTCTGCCGATGAGTTGTTTGTTGCTGGCTTGGGTAATGATATTTTAAAAGGTAACGGTGGCTATGATGTTTTCAATGCAGGTGTAGGTAATGACACTATTATTATTAATGGTGATAACCTTGCTAAACTTTATAGCAACACACTTGGCAGTCATTTGCTTGCTCGTGTTGATGGGGGTAGCGATACTGACACCCTGAAATTAGAAGGTGGCAATCTACTCTTAGACCTCACTACAATAAACAAGGGTCGCATTCAAGGCATTGAAATTATTGATTTGAATTCAGGTAGCAACACCTTAAAACTTAATCTCAATGATTTATTAGATATTTCCAGTGAAACCAATATTCTTAAGGTTATTGGTGGCACAGACGATAAAGTCAATATAGACCTTAGCGCCTTTGAAAAAAACCCTTTGAGCAAAGGAGATGGCACTATAATTTATAATATTTATAGTGATACTAACGCTGCTACTGCACAATTGTGGATAGAGAAAGATTTAGGAGTGTACGATTCAGGGACGGTGATTTAA
- a CDS encoding IS5 family transposase codes for MRVKTTQEQTFADSFINIPNSQLDIINKVIDWEVIAKDLSHIKVDYSAVSLFKALLIGTWHNLSDEKLADSLSRDLVFINFCNFSLSGNKPDATTIGRFRTKLIKQNLFDRLLSGINLMLENNQLKLSNGKHVAMDATLIQSARRTKKIITTHKTGEVYEIDSNPIQYSDDKDARWTFKAGKYTYGYSSVVTTDANGLINKATTHPANDSEMTHFEENVKQAGNQKGVRVLYDKGAASQANSEALKAQKLRDGIMRKKPKGKQMSHWHKLRNKAISKRRFVVERTFGTLKRTYGLARSRYIGLEKVASEVNLKAIAYNLVRAANVYINKGLNTA; via the coding sequence ATGCGAGTTAAAACCACTCAAGAACAAACCTTTGCTGATAGTTTTATCAACATACCAAACTCCCAACTAGACATCATTAACAAAGTTATCGATTGGGAAGTTATAGCCAAAGATCTGTCTCATATTAAAGTTGACTATTCTGCTGTTAGTCTGTTTAAAGCGCTATTAATAGGCACATGGCACAATCTCTCTGATGAGAAGTTGGCTGATAGTCTTAGTAGAGATTTAGTCTTTATTAACTTTTGCAACTTTAGCCTAAGTGGCAACAAACCTGATGCTACAACCATTGGCAGATTTAGAACCAAACTAATCAAACAAAATCTATTTGATAGACTTTTGAGTGGCATCAATCTTATGCTTGAGAACAATCAACTCAAACTCTCTAATGGCAAACATGTTGCCATGGATGCAACCTTAATTCAAAGTGCTAGACGCACTAAGAAGATTATTACAACACACAAAACTGGTGAGGTTTATGAGATTGATAGTAACCCAATTCAATATTCAGATGATAAAGATGCAAGATGGACATTTAAGGCGGGAAAATACACTTATGGATATTCATCAGTAGTAACAACTGATGCCAATGGATTAATTAACAAAGCCACTACGCACCCTGCTAATGATAGTGAAATGACTCATTTTGAAGAAAATGTTAAACAGGCAGGCAATCAAAAAGGCGTAAGAGTTTTATACGACAAAGGAGCAGCCTCTCAAGCTAATAGTGAAGCACTTAAAGCACAAAAGTTAAGAGATGGTATTATGCGCAAAAAACCCAAAGGCAAGCAAATGAGTCATTGGCATAAATTACGCAATAAAGCAATCAGCAAAAGAAGGTTTGTGGTTGAACGCACCTTTGGTACGCTCAAACGCACTTATGGTTTGGCAAGAAGTCGTTATATTGGTTTAGAGAAAGTTGCCAGCGAAGTTAATCTTAAAGCTATTGCTTATAATCTAGTTAGAGCGGCGAATGTTTATATTAACAAGGGATTAAATACAGCCTAG
- a CDS encoding IS5 family transposase, producing the protein MLTESLPISTQNNLFHSELFNQLDIKDPLITLSHAIDWQVFNDAFTKHYCLNNGRPSKPIRLMVGLLILKQLENLSDEAVVMQFKRNPYYQYFCGHSAYIANVPCNATELVHFRKRIGVKGFNLIFKMSVELHGKKAQESTVLIDTTVQEKNITYPTDAKLAIKIINRLNKLAKQHSIKQRRTYVKEVKNCRLSIRHFRHVKKRAKAKKALKRLRTIANKLIRELQRKLPAYSLFEIYQKDFLFYQKVLAQQPGDKNKIYALHEPDVYVIAKGKDHKKYEYGNKVSIVSTKDSNIIVGVASHKTNIHDSKTLDTAIVHANANRIKPIQKAVCDRGYVGAKEVLGAEIILPKKPLKRDSRYQRDKKRKLCKRRAAIEPIIGHLKADFRLSRNLLKGQVGDEINVLMAAIAWNLKKWLIATVIFLSLQKIGLFFVKRARILCVIV; encoded by the coding sequence ATGCTAACCGAATCCTTACCAATATCCACCCAAAACAATTTATTCCATTCAGAGCTTTTTAATCAATTAGACATCAAAGACCCACTCATTACACTATCTCACGCCATAGACTGGCAAGTTTTCAATGATGCCTTCACCAAGCACTATTGCCTTAACAATGGCAGACCCTCAAAACCCATTCGCCTAATGGTAGGCTTGCTTATCCTCAAACAGTTAGAGAATCTATCAGATGAAGCCGTTGTTATGCAGTTTAAAAGAAACCCGTATTACCAATACTTTTGTGGTCACAGTGCTTATATTGCTAATGTACCTTGTAACGCCACTGAGTTAGTGCATTTCAGAAAACGCATTGGCGTTAAAGGTTTTAATCTTATCTTTAAAATGAGCGTTGAGTTACACGGTAAAAAAGCACAAGAGTCAACTGTGTTAATTGACACCACCGTTCAAGAGAAAAACATCACTTATCCTACTGACGCCAAACTGGCAATTAAGATAATTAATCGCTTAAACAAACTGGCAAAACAACACAGCATCAAACAGCGAAGAACTTATGTCAAAGAAGTTAAAAACTGTCGTCTTAGCATTCGCCACTTTCGCCATGTCAAAAAGCGTGCCAAAGCCAAAAAAGCCCTTAAAAGACTCAGAACCATTGCCAACAAGCTTATCCGTGAACTGCAACGCAAACTTCCAGCCTATTCTTTGTTTGAAATCTATCAAAAAGACTTCTTGTTCTACCAAAAAGTGCTCGCTCAACAACCTGGAGACAAAAACAAAATTTACGCCCTACATGAGCCTGATGTTTATGTTATTGCCAAAGGCAAAGACCATAAGAAATATGAATATGGCAACAAAGTTTCAATCGTCTCTACCAAAGACAGCAACATTATCGTTGGCGTGGCAAGCCATAAAACAAACATTCATGATTCAAAAACACTAGATACAGCCATTGTTCACGCTAACGCTAATCGTATCAAGCCCATTCAGAAGGCAGTATGTGATAGAGGGTATGTGGGTGCAAAAGAAGTATTAGGTGCTGAAATCATCTTACCTAAAAAGCCCCTGAAACGAGACAGCCGTTACCAACGAGATAAAAAGCGTAAGTTGTGTAAAAGACGAGCAGCAATAGAACCTATCATTGGACATCTTAAAGCAGATTTTAGATTGTCTAGGAATTTACTCAAAGGGCAAGTTGGTGATGAGATTAATGTTTTAATGGCTGCTATAGCGTGGAATTTGAAAAAGTGGCTGATTGCCACTGTTATTTTTTTGTCTTTGCAAAAAATTGGTTTGTTTTTTGTGAAAAGGGCGAGGATTTTGTGTGTTATTGTTTGA